The Paracoccus albus region CGTGCCATGTCGCTCTGCCAGGATGGTCACACGGCCTGCCGCACCGCCGCATGACCGCATCGAGCCCAGACTCACCGATGCTGCGGGGCGCGCGAATGTCGGCTTTCGTCCGGCGCGTCGCACCATGATGGAGTTAGTCAGCTTCCACCAAGTCACTCCGGGCATCGCGGATGATCATCCACGACGAATGCAGGAAAAGCCCCGCGATCGCGAACGCGACGATCAGGTCGGGCCATGCACTGCCAAGCCACGCGACCAGCCCGGCGGCGATGACCACGGCGAGGTTGCCGATGGCGTCGTTGCGAGAGAACAGCCAGACGGCTCGCATATTGGCATCACCCTTGCGGTGCTTTAGCAGCGGCAGCACCGCGAGGATGTTTACGATCAGCGCACCTACCGCGAAGGCTCCCATCAACCCGGCTTCTGGCGTGGTCTGGTTGAGGACACGCCAGAGCGTGCTGCCGACAACGCCAAGGCCCAGAAGGCCCAGAAACACGCCTTGGATCATCGCCGACCGCGCCCGCCATGTCAGGCTCCAGCCGATGGCGAGCAGGCCCAGAAACGTGATCGCACCATCGCCCAGAAAATCGAGCGCGTCTGCCTTCAGCGCCTGCGAACCGGACAAGAACCCGCCGAACATTTCGACCACGCCGTATCCGAGATTGAGCGCGACCACGATCCAGAGCGCGCGGCGATAGCTCGGGTCCTTGTAGGCCGGATCGGAC contains the following coding sequences:
- a CDS encoding cation diffusion facilitator family transporter; the encoded protein is MSQPDNSKLATASSPIRMRVQGMDCAKDAAEIERAARSAGVAEGDVKVSAATHIMTLRIADGDLPKVRPALDATGYGFEKIEDGDTSSDPAYKDPSYRRALWIVVALNLGYGVVEMFGGFLSGSQALKADALDFLGDGAITFLGLLAIGWSLTWRARSAMIQGVFLGLLGLGVVGSTLWRVLNQTTPEAGLMGAFAVGALIVNILAVLPLLKHRKGDANMRAVWLFSRNDAIGNLAVVIAAGLVAWLGSAWPDLIVAFAIAGLFLHSSWMIIRDARSDLVEAD